One window of Candidatus Tokpelaia hoelldoblerii genomic DNA carries:
- the rbfA gene encoding Ribosome-binding factor A (bhsal14370), whose protein sequence is MKHSEPSQRQLRVGEEIRHAVAQMLQRHEIRDPLLENSVLSVSEVRMSPDLKIATCFIAPLGNVDGAAIVHALNRHARFIRGQLSRDLRQMKYMPEFRFRLDTSFDNFAKIDALLRSPQVSRDLQQDDDEE, encoded by the coding sequence ATGAAACATTCAGAGCCATCACAACGGCAATTGCGTGTCGGGGAGGAAATCCGCCATGCTGTCGCCCAGATGCTGCAACGCCACGAAATTCGTGATCCGCTGCTGGAAAACAGCGTTCTGTCAGTTTCAGAAGTGCGGATGTCGCCGGACCTGAAAATCGCCACCTGTTTTATCGCCCCGCTTGGCAATGTTGACGGCGCGGCGATTGTTCATGCGCTGAACCGCCATGCCAGATTTATCCGCGGCCAGTTGAGCCGCGATTTACGCCAGATGAAATATATGCCGGAATTCCGCTTCCGGCTGGATACAAGTTTTGACAATTTTGCAAAAATTGACGCTTTGCTGCGCTCGCCGCAGGTAAGCCGTGATTTGCAACAGGATGATGACGAAGAATAG
- the truB gene encoding tRNA pseudouridine synthase B (bhsal14380), with protein MARQQRKRKGRPVSGWVILDKPKGMGSTEAVSKIKWLFSAEKAGHAGTLDPLASGLLPIALGEATKTVPYVMEGTKVYRFTVAWGEERSTDDLEGEVTQSSDNRPAKEQLLALLPKYTGVILQTPPQFSAIKIDGARAYDLARSGETVEIPAREVEIDVLELVETTPEGHSVFEIECGKGTYVRSLARDMGRDLGCYGHIAELRRIEVAPFTEEDLVTLKELEEACPPRTEATGEDAPKPKRDFSALDALLIETGAALDCLPQYPLTDEQAMRIRRGNAVILRGRDTPAEADEVCVSHHGHVLAIGMIEKGSFHPKRVFTI; from the coding sequence ATGGCAAGACAGCAACGTAAACGCAAAGGACGCCCTGTTTCGGGCTGGGTTATTCTTGACAAGCCGAAAGGCATGGGATCGACAGAAGCGGTTTCCAAAATCAAATGGCTGTTCAGCGCTGAAAAAGCCGGCCATGCAGGCACGCTTGACCCGCTGGCTTCCGGCCTGCTGCCGATCGCCCTTGGTGAGGCAACCAAGACCGTGCCTTATGTGATGGAAGGCACGAAGGTTTATCGCTTCACTGTCGCCTGGGGAGAAGAGCGCTCAACCGATGATCTGGAAGGCGAAGTGACCCAATCATCAGACAATCGCCCGGCAAAGGAACAGCTTCTGGCGCTGCTGCCCAAATATACCGGCGTGATCCTGCAGACACCGCCGCAGTTCTCGGCGATTAAAATTGACGGCGCCCGCGCTTATGATCTGGCGCGCAGCGGCGAGACGGTGGAAATTCCCGCCCGTGAAGTGGAAATCGATGTGCTGGAACTGGTGGAAACCACGCCGGAAGGCCATAGTGTTTTTGAAATTGAATGCGGCAAAGGCACCTATGTCCGTTCGCTTGCCCGCGATATGGGGCGTGACCTTGGCTGCTATGGCCATATTGCCGAATTGCGCCGTATTGAAGTCGCCCCCTTTACTGAAGAAGACCTTGTCACGTTAAAAGAACTGGAAGAGGCCTGCCCGCCACGAACAGAAGCGACAGGGGAAGACGCGCCGAAACCGAAGCGTGATTTTTCTGCTCTTGACGCGTTGTTGATTGAAACGGGGGCAGCGCTTGACTGCCTGCCGCAATATCCATTGACGGATGAACAGGCCATGCGTATCCGCCGCGGCAATGCGGTTATCCTGCGCGGGCGTGACACGCCGGCAGAAGCTGACGAGGTTTGTGTCAGCCATCACGGCCATGTGCTGGCAATCGGCATGATTGAAAAAGGCAGTTTTCATCCCAAGCGGGTTTTCACGATATAG
- a CDS encoding Hypothetical protein (bhsal14390): MAEKAQDSHTGHQGKIIEHKTTDAKRGMRYELGAFLGVIVAIIILALTGHDGVAGGLTAPGSAGVIGQFIWGRTSKPKAAKTEPETEAGPLPTAQAAV, from the coding sequence ATGGCTGAAAAAGCGCAAGATAGCCATACCGGGCATCAGGGAAAAATCATTGAGCATAAAACTACGGATGCAAAACGCGGAATGCGTTATGAGCTGGGTGCATTCCTTGGAGTAATAGTTGCTATTATTATTCTTGCCTTAACTGGTCACGATGGGGTTGCCGGTGGGCTGACCGCTCCAGGCAGTGCTGGTGTAATCGGTCAATTTATCTGGGGCCGTACTTCAAAACCAAAGGCTGCCAAAACTGAGCCCGAGACAGAGGCAGGGCCGCTACCTACAGCTCAGGCGGCGGTTTGA